From the Anoxybacillus flavithermus genome, one window contains:
- a CDS encoding DUF6809 family protein, translating to MSTMVTAYKIAEIAKSHRVSLDYALEFGAACYDAGMVEVLKGVAIEVLAREGSNIVTSKYTKEKRSIIEKKYKALKNVLNEEEKQLLEDFNDEFHDLVYAEAENYFIEGFIQGYRYLKLLSYSGYADYMEE from the coding sequence ATGAGTACCATGGTCACAGCCTACAAGATTGCAGAAATCGCAAAATCGCATCGAGTAAGTCTTGATTATGCTCTTGAATTTGGAGCGGCTTGTTACGATGCCGGTATGGTGGAAGTGCTTAAAGGTGTTGCTATTGAGGTTTTAGCGCGTGAAGGTAGTAATATTGTGACTTCCAAGTACACAAAGGAGAAGCGTTCGATCATTGAGAAAAAGTATAAAGCATTGAAAAATGTGCTAAACGAAGAAGAAAAGCAACTTCTTGAAGACTTTAACGATGAGTTTCATGATCTTGTATATGCTGAAGCGGAAAATTACTTCATTGAGGGATTCATCCAAGGTTATCGCTATTTGAAATTACTCTCT